One genomic segment of Solibacillus isronensis includes these proteins:
- a CDS encoding ParA family protein codes for MGRIIAIANQKGGVGKTTTSVNLSACLAFLGKKVLIIDIDPQGNASSGLGVRKGDLESCVYDVLINDEDIKGVIQQTDVENLYIVPATISLAGAEIELVSTISREVRLKKSLQEIKNNFDFIIIDCPPSLGLLTINALTASDALIIPVQCEYYALEGLSQLLSTVRLVQKHLNKELMIDGVLLTMLDARTNLGLQVIDEVKRYFQDKVYRSIIPRNVRLSEAPSHGKPVILYDSKSRGAEIYLEFAREVIKNG; via the coding sequence TTGGGACGTATTATTGCGATAGCCAATCAAAAAGGTGGCGTTGGAAAAACGACAACCTCTGTTAACTTAAGTGCATGTTTAGCTTTTTTAGGAAAGAAAGTATTAATAATCGATATCGACCCACAAGGTAACGCTTCAAGCGGATTAGGTGTTCGAAAAGGTGATTTAGAAAGCTGTGTATACGACGTACTGATCAATGATGAAGATATTAAAGGTGTCATCCAACAAACGGATGTAGAAAATTTATATATTGTCCCTGCTACAATATCATTGGCAGGTGCTGAAATTGAGCTTGTGTCCACAATTTCCCGTGAAGTTCGACTGAAAAAATCATTGCAGGAGATTAAAAATAATTTTGATTTCATTATTATTGATTGTCCGCCATCACTTGGCTTATTAACAATTAATGCGCTGACTGCCTCCGATGCGCTGATTATCCCGGTCCAATGTGAATATTACGCATTAGAGGGGTTGAGCCAGTTGCTTTCAACAGTCCGCCTTGTCCAAAAACATTTGAACAAGGAGTTAATGATTGATGGCGTGTTGCTAACAATGCTGGATGCCCGTACGAATTTAGGACTTCAAGTGATTGATGAAGTAAAACGCTATTTCCAGGATAAAGTATATCGTTCGATCATTCCGCGTAATGTGCGGTTAAGTGAGGCACCGAGCCATGGTAAACCGGTAATTTTATATGATTCAAAATCACGCGGAGCAGAAATTTACTTAGAGTTTGCAAGGGAAGTGATTAAAAATGGTTAA
- a CDS encoding DUF554 domain-containing protein: protein MVLLGSLLNALFIIIGALVGRIFKNIPESMQQTVLSIIGLVVALLGIQMGLESTNFILLIVSLIIGAVIGEWLDLEGKFNRFGQWIESIFGKRAQKGTIAEGFVTATLIFVIGSMGILGALDSGLRNDHNILITKGIIDGFMSIILSSTLGIGVLLSAVPVLLYQGSIALFAGVISTYIPSEALDLFITEMTATGGIMIMAIGLNIAGLTKIRIANLLPAILMVGILVAIIFPFQ, encoded by the coding sequence ATGGTATTACTAGGTTCTCTGTTAAATGCATTATTTATTATAATCGGTGCGTTGGTCGGCCGTATCTTTAAAAATATTCCGGAATCCATGCAGCAAACAGTGTTATCAATTATCGGTTTAGTTGTGGCGCTTTTAGGAATTCAAATGGGATTGGAGAGTACGAATTTCATTCTCCTTATAGTCAGTTTAATCATTGGTGCGGTCATCGGTGAATGGCTCGACCTTGAAGGAAAGTTTAATCGCTTTGGTCAATGGATTGAGTCCATTTTTGGAAAACGTGCACAAAAAGGAACGATTGCAGAGGGGTTTGTTACTGCAACGCTCATTTTTGTTATTGGCTCCATGGGGATTCTCGGTGCTCTTGATAGTGGTTTGCGCAATGATCACAATATTCTTATCACTAAAGGGATTATCGATGGATTTATGTCGATTATATTAAGTTCAACATTAGGAATCGGTGTCTTACTATCGGCGGTTCCTGTACTTTTATATCAAGGCTCGATTGCATTATTTGCAGGTGTTATTAGTACATATATTCCTAGTGAAGCATTGGATCTATTTATCACAGAAATGACAGCGACGGGCGGTATTATGATTATGGCAATCGGTTTGAATATTGCCGGATTAACGAAAATCCGTATAGCCAATCTGCTGCCAGCGATTTTGATGGTCGGGATACTCGTTGCGATTATTTTTCCGTTTCAGTAA
- the yyaC gene encoding spore protease YyaC: protein MKQACPQNYSVHYEQTSAVWELSEIFLKTIPFDHEELIFCCIGTDRSTGDALGPIIGSQLHQTFSFPFPVVGTLQAPLHALNIVERYEQLINEKEQPFIIAIDACLGESNAIGSILIQQGPLYPGKAVKKELPPIGNISVKGIVNVGGFMEAKVLQNTRLHVTYSMSDKIVRALVLAWQRHLLKRKNNRNEYPDHQNRWQQIGYTDFR from the coding sequence ATGAAACAAGCCTGTCCTCAAAATTATAGCGTCCATTACGAGCAGACGAGCGCTGTTTGGGAGCTGAGCGAAATCTTTTTAAAAACGATTCCGTTTGATCATGAAGAACTTATTTTTTGCTGTATCGGTACAGACCGATCTACAGGAGATGCATTAGGCCCGATTATCGGCAGCCAGCTGCACCAAACTTTCTCATTTCCATTTCCGGTTGTTGGAACTTTGCAGGCACCGCTTCACGCGCTCAATATTGTAGAGCGTTACGAGCAGTTGATTAATGAAAAAGAGCAACCTTTTATTATTGCAATTGATGCTTGTTTAGGTGAATCAAATGCGATTGGTTCTATTCTAATCCAACAGGGTCCTCTTTATCCCGGAAAAGCCGTAAAAAAAGAGTTGCCCCCTATCGGTAACATTTCTGTTAAAGGAATTGTTAACGTAGGAGGCTTTATGGAAGCTAAAGTATTACAAAATACGAGACTGCATGTTACGTATTCTATGAGTGATAAAATCGTTCGGGCACTTGTTTTAGCATGGCAGCGCCATTTACTGAAACGGAAAAATAATCGCAACGAGTATCCCGACCATCAAAATCGCTGGCAGCAGATTGGCTATACGGATTTTCGTTAA
- the noc gene encoding nucleoid occlusion protein, which produces MKSTFSRFFGGGSKEPEVESEVEVIENISMASEEVVKIPIDKIIPNRYQPRTVFDDEKIEELARTIHTHGVIQPIVIRPINNDADKYEIIAGERRYRAMKSLQWTEVPAIVRNLNDRETASIALIENLQREELTAIEEALAYQQLLGLHQLTQEALAQRLGKGQSTVANKLRLLKLPQFVQDAILNREISERHARALIVIKDEQLQMQLIAATKEFDWNVRQLEEQIQKILNPDEPEIKKRKPSRKAISKDVRIALNTIKQSLSMVTKSGINVKTEEEDTDDYYQITVKIPKKK; this is translated from the coding sequence ATGAAAAGTACTTTTTCACGTTTTTTCGGAGGCGGGAGCAAAGAGCCTGAAGTAGAAAGTGAAGTAGAAGTAATAGAGAATATCTCGATGGCTTCAGAAGAAGTAGTTAAAATTCCAATAGACAAAATCATTCCGAACCGTTATCAGCCACGTACAGTTTTTGATGATGAGAAGATTGAAGAATTAGCAAGAACTATTCATACACATGGCGTCATTCAACCAATTGTGATTCGTCCAATTAATAATGACGCAGATAAATATGAAATAATTGCCGGTGAGCGACGTTATCGAGCGATGAAATCCCTACAATGGACAGAAGTGCCTGCTATTGTACGCAATTTAAATGATCGAGAAACGGCGTCTATTGCCCTGATTGAAAACCTTCAACGTGAGGAATTAACAGCAATTGAAGAAGCGCTTGCTTATCAACAATTATTAGGGTTGCATCAGCTTACACAAGAAGCGCTTGCACAACGTCTTGGTAAAGGCCAATCAACAGTTGCTAATAAATTGCGTTTATTAAAGTTGCCTCAATTTGTTCAGGATGCTATTTTAAATCGTGAAATTTCGGAACGTCATGCCCGGGCTTTAATTGTAATCAAAGATGAGCAATTACAAATGCAGCTCATTGCAGCGACGAAAGAGTTTGATTGGAATGTTAGACAGCTTGAAGAGCAAATTCAAAAAATTCTAAATCCCGATGAGCCAGAGATAAAAAAACGTAAACCAAGCAGAAAAGCGATTAGCAAAGATGTGCGTATTGCCCTTAATACGATTAAGCAGTCGTTATCGATGGTGACGAAAAGTGGAATTAATGTAAAAACGGAGGAAGAGGATACAGACGATTACTACCAAATCACTGTAAAAATTCCGAAGAAAAAATAA
- a CDS encoding ParB/RepB/Spo0J family partition protein translates to MVKGLGKGIDALFREEAVHKEDQVQQIAVGKILANPFQPRKIFDETAIEELASSIIEHGIIQPIVVRKNARKYEIVAGERRYRAAVSAGLTEVPVIVKDFNEQQMMEVAILENLQREDLTPIEEAEAYNSLIVKLNFTQDDLAKRLGKSRPHIANLIRLLQLPEDIRDLVNEGKLTMGHGRALLGLKNKRRIPEVAQKVIKDHLNVRQLEKYIQDLNEAVSRETKPTKKDIHTQATESQLRDYFGTQVQIKKAKNKGKIEIEFYSDDDLHRILEILNMEQE, encoded by the coding sequence ATGGTTAAAGGTTTAGGTAAAGGAATTGATGCGCTTTTTCGTGAAGAGGCCGTACATAAAGAAGACCAGGTACAGCAAATTGCAGTAGGGAAAATTTTAGCAAATCCATTTCAGCCACGTAAAATCTTTGATGAGACTGCAATTGAAGAATTAGCAAGCTCTATTATTGAACATGGTATTATTCAACCGATTGTTGTCCGTAAAAATGCTAGGAAATATGAAATTGTAGCAGGTGAACGCCGTTATCGTGCGGCTGTCAGTGCAGGTTTAACAGAAGTACCTGTCATTGTAAAAGACTTTAATGAGCAGCAAATGATGGAAGTTGCTATTTTGGAAAACTTGCAACGCGAAGATTTAACGCCAATTGAAGAGGCAGAAGCATACAACAGTTTAATTGTGAAACTGAATTTTACACAAGATGATTTAGCGAAACGATTAGGAAAAAGCCGTCCGCATATTGCGAACTTAATCCGTCTGTTGCAGTTACCTGAAGACATTCGAGACCTTGTCAACGAAGGGAAACTGACAATGGGGCATGGCCGTGCATTACTTGGATTAAAAAATAAACGGCGTATACCTGAAGTGGCACAAAAAGTAATAAAGGACCACCTTAATGTTCGCCAATTGGAAAAGTATATTCAAGATTTAAATGAGGCCGTTTCACGTGAAACAAAGCCGACAAAAAAGGATATTCATACACAGGCAACGGAGTCTCAATTACGTGATTATTTTGGAACACAAGTACAAATCAAAAAAGCTAAGAATAAAGGTAAAATTGAAATTGAATTTTATTCAGATGATGATTTGCACCGCATTTTGGAAATATTAAATATGGAACAAGAATAA